Proteins encoded by one window of Taeniopygia guttata chromosome 1A, bTaeGut7.mat, whole genome shotgun sequence:
- the PFKFB3 gene encoding 6-phosphofructo-2-kinase/fructose-2,6-bisphosphatase 3 isoform X1: MPMELTQSRIQKIWLPNDNRPALPRRSCGPQLANSPTVIVMVGLPARGKTYISKKLTRYLNWIGVPTKVFNVGEYRREAVKHYSSYDFFRPDNEEAMKVRRQCAMAALRDVKLYLTEEAGQIAVFDATNTTRERRDMILNFAKENGFKVFFIESVCNDPNVVATNVMEVKLSSPDYRDCNSTDAMEDFMKRINCYQASYQPLDPDDYDRELSLIKVIDVGRRFLVNRVQDHIQSRIVYYLMNIHVQPRTIYLCRHGESEFNLKGRIGGDSGLSNRGKKFAVALNKFVEEQNLKDLKIWTSQLKRTIQTAEALQLPYEQWKALNEIDAGVCEEMTYEEIREQHPEEFALRDQDKYYYRYPSGESYQDLVQRLEPVIMELERQENVLVICHQAVMRCLLAYFLDKSADEMPYLKCPLHTVLKLTPVAYGCRVESISLNIEAVNTHRDRPEEAKKGPNPLMRRNSVTPLASPEPTKKPRINSFEEHVAVSSALPGCVPQEVPTQMPGQPLLGKACLRPVCHFLKVFSLLIFPRT, from the exons ATGCCCATGGAGCTGACGCAAAGCCGCATCCAGAAGATTTGGCTTCCCAATGACAaccgcccggcgctgccccgccgcT cCTGTGGGCCTCAGCTTGCCAATTCCCCCACTGTGATAGTCATGGTTGGCCTCCCAGCCCGTGGCAAGACCTACATCTCCAAGAAGCTGACTCGCTACCTCAACTGGATCGGTGTCCCCACAAAGG TTTTCAACGTTGGGGAGTATCGCCGCGAGGCCGTGAAGCATTACAGCTCCTACGACTTCTTCCGGCCTGACAACGAGGAGGCCATGAAAGTCAGGAG GCAATGTGCCATGGCTGCCCTGAGGGATGTGAAGCTGTACCTGACGGAGGAGGCCGGGCAGATCGCG GTTTTTGATGCCACCAATACCACACGGGAGAGGAGAGATATGATCCTGAACTTTGCCAAAGAGAACGGGTTCAAG GTGTTCTTCATCGAATCTGTCTGCAATGATCCCAACGTAGTTGCCACCAACGTTATG gAAGTCAAATTGTCCAGCCCAGATTACCGGGACTGTAATTCCACTGATGCCATGGAGGATTTCATGAAGAGGATCAATTGTTACCAAGCCAGCTACCAGCCCCTCGACCCTGATGACTATGACAG GGAACTTTCTCTCATCAAAGTCATCGACGTTGGCCGGCGGTTCCTGGTCAACAGGGTTCAGGATCACATCCAGAGCAGGATTGTTTATTACCTGATGAACATCCACGTCCAGCCCCGCACCATTTACCTCTGCCGGCACGGGGAGAGCGAGTTCAACCTCAAGGGCAGGATTGGAGGGGACTCTGGCCTCTCCAACAGGGGCAAGAAg TTTGCAGTGGCACTGAACAAATTCGTGGAAGAGCAGAACCTGAAGGACCTCAAAATTTGGACCAGCCAGCTAAAGAGGACAATCCAAACAGCAGaagctctgcagctgccctaTGAGCAGTGGAAAGCACTCAATGAAATCGATGCT GGTGTGTGTGAAGAAATGACCTATGAAGAAATCAGGGAGCAGCATCCAGAGGAATTTGCTCTGCGGGATCAGGATAAATATTACTACCGTTATCCTTCTGGGGAG TCCTACCAAGACTTGGTGCAGCGCCTGGAGCCAGTCATCATGGAGCTGGAGAGGCAAGAGAACGTCCTTGTCATCTGCCACCAGGCTGTCATGCGCTGCCTCCTGGCCTATTTCCTGGACAAGAGTGCAG ATGAAATGCCCTACCTGAAATGTCCCCTGCACACAGTGTTGAAGCTGACCCCGGTAGCCTATG gCTGCCGGGTGGAATCCATCTCGCTGAACATCGAAGCAGTCAACACCCACAGAGATCGGCCAGAG GAAGCAAAGAAGGGACCTAACCCGCTCATGAGACGTAATAGCGTTACCCCTCTAGCAAGCCCAGAGCCCACCAAAAAACCTCGCATCAACAGCTTTGAGGAGCATGTGGCTGTTTCTtctgccctgccaggctgtgtTCCTCAGGAAGTGCCCACGCAGATGCCGGGACAA cCTTTACTAGGGAAGGCATGCCT AAGACCCGTTTGTCACTTTCTCAAAGTTTTCTCTTTGCTAATATTTCCAAG AACATGA
- the PFKFB3 gene encoding 6-phosphofructo-2-kinase/fructose-2,6-bisphosphatase 3 isoform X4: MPMELTQSRIQKIWLPNDNRPALPRRSCGPQLANSPTVIVMVGLPARGKTYISKKLTRYLNWIGVPTKVFNVGEYRREAVKHYSSYDFFRPDNEEAMKVRRQCAMAALRDVKLYLTEEAGQIAVFDATNTTRERRDMILNFAKENGFKVFFIESVCNDPNVVATNVMEVKLSSPDYRDCNSTDAMEDFMKRINCYQASYQPLDPDDYDRELSLIKVIDVGRRFLVNRVQDHIQSRIVYYLMNIHVQPRTIYLCRHGESEFNLKGRIGGDSGLSNRGKKFAVALNKFVEEQNLKDLKIWTSQLKRTIQTAEALQLPYEQWKALNEIDAGVCEEMTYEEIREQHPEEFALRDQDKYYYRYPSGESYQDLVQRLEPVIMELERQENVLVICHQAVMRCLLAYFLDKSADEMPYLKCPLHTVLKLTPVAYGCRVESISLNIEAVNTHRDRPEEAKKGPNPLMRRNSVTPLASPEPTKKPRINSFEEHVAVSSALPGCVPQEVPTQMPGQNMNNSQKPS, from the exons ATGCCCATGGAGCTGACGCAAAGCCGCATCCAGAAGATTTGGCTTCCCAATGACAaccgcccggcgctgccccgccgcT cCTGTGGGCCTCAGCTTGCCAATTCCCCCACTGTGATAGTCATGGTTGGCCTCCCAGCCCGTGGCAAGACCTACATCTCCAAGAAGCTGACTCGCTACCTCAACTGGATCGGTGTCCCCACAAAGG TTTTCAACGTTGGGGAGTATCGCCGCGAGGCCGTGAAGCATTACAGCTCCTACGACTTCTTCCGGCCTGACAACGAGGAGGCCATGAAAGTCAGGAG GCAATGTGCCATGGCTGCCCTGAGGGATGTGAAGCTGTACCTGACGGAGGAGGCCGGGCAGATCGCG GTTTTTGATGCCACCAATACCACACGGGAGAGGAGAGATATGATCCTGAACTTTGCCAAAGAGAACGGGTTCAAG GTGTTCTTCATCGAATCTGTCTGCAATGATCCCAACGTAGTTGCCACCAACGTTATG gAAGTCAAATTGTCCAGCCCAGATTACCGGGACTGTAATTCCACTGATGCCATGGAGGATTTCATGAAGAGGATCAATTGTTACCAAGCCAGCTACCAGCCCCTCGACCCTGATGACTATGACAG GGAACTTTCTCTCATCAAAGTCATCGACGTTGGCCGGCGGTTCCTGGTCAACAGGGTTCAGGATCACATCCAGAGCAGGATTGTTTATTACCTGATGAACATCCACGTCCAGCCCCGCACCATTTACCTCTGCCGGCACGGGGAGAGCGAGTTCAACCTCAAGGGCAGGATTGGAGGGGACTCTGGCCTCTCCAACAGGGGCAAGAAg TTTGCAGTGGCACTGAACAAATTCGTGGAAGAGCAGAACCTGAAGGACCTCAAAATTTGGACCAGCCAGCTAAAGAGGACAATCCAAACAGCAGaagctctgcagctgccctaTGAGCAGTGGAAAGCACTCAATGAAATCGATGCT GGTGTGTGTGAAGAAATGACCTATGAAGAAATCAGGGAGCAGCATCCAGAGGAATTTGCTCTGCGGGATCAGGATAAATATTACTACCGTTATCCTTCTGGGGAG TCCTACCAAGACTTGGTGCAGCGCCTGGAGCCAGTCATCATGGAGCTGGAGAGGCAAGAGAACGTCCTTGTCATCTGCCACCAGGCTGTCATGCGCTGCCTCCTGGCCTATTTCCTGGACAAGAGTGCAG ATGAAATGCCCTACCTGAAATGTCCCCTGCACACAGTGTTGAAGCTGACCCCGGTAGCCTATG gCTGCCGGGTGGAATCCATCTCGCTGAACATCGAAGCAGTCAACACCCACAGAGATCGGCCAGAG GAAGCAAAGAAGGGACCTAACCCGCTCATGAGACGTAATAGCGTTACCCCTCTAGCAAGCCCAGAGCCCACCAAAAAACCTCGCATCAACAGCTTTGAGGAGCATGTGGCTGTTTCTtctgccctgccaggctgtgtTCCTCAGGAAGTGCCCACGCAGATGCCGGGACAA AACATGAACAACTCCCAGAAGCCGTCGTGA
- the PFKFB3 gene encoding 6-phosphofructo-2-kinase/fructose-2,6-bisphosphatase 3 isoform X6, whose translation MPMELTQSRIQKIWLPNDNRPALPRRSCGPQLANSPTVIVMVGLPARGKTYISKKLTRYLNWIGVPTKVFNVGEYRREAVKHYSSYDFFRPDNEEAMKVRRQCAMAALRDVKLYLTEEAGQIAVFDATNTTRERRDMILNFAKENGFKVFFIESVCNDPNVVATNVMEVKLSSPDYRDCNSTDAMEDFMKRINCYQASYQPLDPDDYDRELSLIKVIDVGRRFLVNRVQDHIQSRIVYYLMNIHVQPRTIYLCRHGESEFNLKGRIGGDSGLSNRGKKFAVALNKFVEEQNLKDLKIWTSQLKRTIQTAEALQLPYEQWKALNEIDAGVCEEMTYEEIREQHPEEFALRDQDKYYYRYPSGESYQDLVQRLEPVIMELERQENVLVICHQAVMRCLLAYFLDKSADEMPYLKCPLHTVLKLTPVAYGCRVESISLNIEAVNTHRDRPENMNNSQKPS comes from the exons ATGCCCATGGAGCTGACGCAAAGCCGCATCCAGAAGATTTGGCTTCCCAATGACAaccgcccggcgctgccccgccgcT cCTGTGGGCCTCAGCTTGCCAATTCCCCCACTGTGATAGTCATGGTTGGCCTCCCAGCCCGTGGCAAGACCTACATCTCCAAGAAGCTGACTCGCTACCTCAACTGGATCGGTGTCCCCACAAAGG TTTTCAACGTTGGGGAGTATCGCCGCGAGGCCGTGAAGCATTACAGCTCCTACGACTTCTTCCGGCCTGACAACGAGGAGGCCATGAAAGTCAGGAG GCAATGTGCCATGGCTGCCCTGAGGGATGTGAAGCTGTACCTGACGGAGGAGGCCGGGCAGATCGCG GTTTTTGATGCCACCAATACCACACGGGAGAGGAGAGATATGATCCTGAACTTTGCCAAAGAGAACGGGTTCAAG GTGTTCTTCATCGAATCTGTCTGCAATGATCCCAACGTAGTTGCCACCAACGTTATG gAAGTCAAATTGTCCAGCCCAGATTACCGGGACTGTAATTCCACTGATGCCATGGAGGATTTCATGAAGAGGATCAATTGTTACCAAGCCAGCTACCAGCCCCTCGACCCTGATGACTATGACAG GGAACTTTCTCTCATCAAAGTCATCGACGTTGGCCGGCGGTTCCTGGTCAACAGGGTTCAGGATCACATCCAGAGCAGGATTGTTTATTACCTGATGAACATCCACGTCCAGCCCCGCACCATTTACCTCTGCCGGCACGGGGAGAGCGAGTTCAACCTCAAGGGCAGGATTGGAGGGGACTCTGGCCTCTCCAACAGGGGCAAGAAg TTTGCAGTGGCACTGAACAAATTCGTGGAAGAGCAGAACCTGAAGGACCTCAAAATTTGGACCAGCCAGCTAAAGAGGACAATCCAAACAGCAGaagctctgcagctgccctaTGAGCAGTGGAAAGCACTCAATGAAATCGATGCT GGTGTGTGTGAAGAAATGACCTATGAAGAAATCAGGGAGCAGCATCCAGAGGAATTTGCTCTGCGGGATCAGGATAAATATTACTACCGTTATCCTTCTGGGGAG TCCTACCAAGACTTGGTGCAGCGCCTGGAGCCAGTCATCATGGAGCTGGAGAGGCAAGAGAACGTCCTTGTCATCTGCCACCAGGCTGTCATGCGCTGCCTCCTGGCCTATTTCCTGGACAAGAGTGCAG ATGAAATGCCCTACCTGAAATGTCCCCTGCACACAGTGTTGAAGCTGACCCCGGTAGCCTATG gCTGCCGGGTGGAATCCATCTCGCTGAACATCGAAGCAGTCAACACCCACAGAGATCGGCCAGAG AACATGAACAACTCCCAGAAGCCGTCGTGA
- the PFKFB3 gene encoding 6-phosphofructo-2-kinase/fructose-2,6-bisphosphatase 3 isoform X3, with protein sequence MPMELTQSRIQKIWLPNDNRPALPRRSCGPQLANSPTVIVMVGLPARGKTYISKKLTRYLNWIGVPTKVFNVGEYRREAVKHYSSYDFFRPDNEEAMKVRRQCAMAALRDVKLYLTEEAGQIAVFDATNTTRERRDMILNFAKENGFKVFFIESVCNDPNVVATNVMEVKLSSPDYRDCNSTDAMEDFMKRINCYQASYQPLDPDDYDRELSLIKVIDVGRRFLVNRVQDHIQSRIVYYLMNIHVQPRTIYLCRHGESEFNLKGRIGGDSGLSNRGKKFAVALNKFVEEQNLKDLKIWTSQLKRTIQTAEALQLPYEQWKALNEIDAGVCEEMTYEEIREQHPEEFALRDQDKYYYRYPSGESYQDLVQRLEPVIMELERQENVLVICHQAVMRCLLAYFLDKSADEMPYLKCPLHTVLKLTPVAYGCRVESISLNIEAVNTHRDRPEEAKKGPNPLMRRNSVTPLASPEPTKKPRINSFEEHVAVSSALPGCVPQEVPTQMPGQPLLGKACLT encoded by the exons ATGCCCATGGAGCTGACGCAAAGCCGCATCCAGAAGATTTGGCTTCCCAATGACAaccgcccggcgctgccccgccgcT cCTGTGGGCCTCAGCTTGCCAATTCCCCCACTGTGATAGTCATGGTTGGCCTCCCAGCCCGTGGCAAGACCTACATCTCCAAGAAGCTGACTCGCTACCTCAACTGGATCGGTGTCCCCACAAAGG TTTTCAACGTTGGGGAGTATCGCCGCGAGGCCGTGAAGCATTACAGCTCCTACGACTTCTTCCGGCCTGACAACGAGGAGGCCATGAAAGTCAGGAG GCAATGTGCCATGGCTGCCCTGAGGGATGTGAAGCTGTACCTGACGGAGGAGGCCGGGCAGATCGCG GTTTTTGATGCCACCAATACCACACGGGAGAGGAGAGATATGATCCTGAACTTTGCCAAAGAGAACGGGTTCAAG GTGTTCTTCATCGAATCTGTCTGCAATGATCCCAACGTAGTTGCCACCAACGTTATG gAAGTCAAATTGTCCAGCCCAGATTACCGGGACTGTAATTCCACTGATGCCATGGAGGATTTCATGAAGAGGATCAATTGTTACCAAGCCAGCTACCAGCCCCTCGACCCTGATGACTATGACAG GGAACTTTCTCTCATCAAAGTCATCGACGTTGGCCGGCGGTTCCTGGTCAACAGGGTTCAGGATCACATCCAGAGCAGGATTGTTTATTACCTGATGAACATCCACGTCCAGCCCCGCACCATTTACCTCTGCCGGCACGGGGAGAGCGAGTTCAACCTCAAGGGCAGGATTGGAGGGGACTCTGGCCTCTCCAACAGGGGCAAGAAg TTTGCAGTGGCACTGAACAAATTCGTGGAAGAGCAGAACCTGAAGGACCTCAAAATTTGGACCAGCCAGCTAAAGAGGACAATCCAAACAGCAGaagctctgcagctgccctaTGAGCAGTGGAAAGCACTCAATGAAATCGATGCT GGTGTGTGTGAAGAAATGACCTATGAAGAAATCAGGGAGCAGCATCCAGAGGAATTTGCTCTGCGGGATCAGGATAAATATTACTACCGTTATCCTTCTGGGGAG TCCTACCAAGACTTGGTGCAGCGCCTGGAGCCAGTCATCATGGAGCTGGAGAGGCAAGAGAACGTCCTTGTCATCTGCCACCAGGCTGTCATGCGCTGCCTCCTGGCCTATTTCCTGGACAAGAGTGCAG ATGAAATGCCCTACCTGAAATGTCCCCTGCACACAGTGTTGAAGCTGACCCCGGTAGCCTATG gCTGCCGGGTGGAATCCATCTCGCTGAACATCGAAGCAGTCAACACCCACAGAGATCGGCCAGAG GAAGCAAAGAAGGGACCTAACCCGCTCATGAGACGTAATAGCGTTACCCCTCTAGCAAGCCCAGAGCCCACCAAAAAACCTCGCATCAACAGCTTTGAGGAGCATGTGGCTGTTTCTtctgccctgccaggctgtgtTCCTCAGGAAGTGCCCACGCAGATGCCGGGACAA cCTTTACTAGGGAAGGCATGCCT AACATGA
- the PFKFB3 gene encoding 6-phosphofructo-2-kinase/fructose-2,6-bisphosphatase 3 isoform X2 gives MPMELTQSRIQKIWLPNDNRPALPRRSCGPQLANSPTVIVMVGLPARGKTYISKKLTRYLNWIGVPTKVFNVGEYRREAVKHYSSYDFFRPDNEEAMKVRRQCAMAALRDVKLYLTEEAGQIAVFDATNTTRERRDMILNFAKENGFKVFFIESVCNDPNVVATNVMEVKLSSPDYRDCNSTDAMEDFMKRINCYQASYQPLDPDDYDRELSLIKVIDVGRRFLVNRVQDHIQSRIVYYLMNIHVQPRTIYLCRHGESEFNLKGRIGGDSGLSNRGKKFAVALNKFVEEQNLKDLKIWTSQLKRTIQTAEALQLPYEQWKALNEIDAGVCEEMTYEEIREQHPEEFALRDQDKYYYRYPSGESYQDLVQRLEPVIMELERQENVLVICHQAVMRCLLAYFLDKSADEMPYLKCPLHTVLKLTPVAYGCRVESISLNIEAVNTHRDRPEEAKKGPNPLMRRNSVTPLASPEPTKKPRINSFEEHVAVSSALPGCVPQEVPTQMPGQPLLGKACLPVCHFLKVFSLLIFPRT, from the exons ATGCCCATGGAGCTGACGCAAAGCCGCATCCAGAAGATTTGGCTTCCCAATGACAaccgcccggcgctgccccgccgcT cCTGTGGGCCTCAGCTTGCCAATTCCCCCACTGTGATAGTCATGGTTGGCCTCCCAGCCCGTGGCAAGACCTACATCTCCAAGAAGCTGACTCGCTACCTCAACTGGATCGGTGTCCCCACAAAGG TTTTCAACGTTGGGGAGTATCGCCGCGAGGCCGTGAAGCATTACAGCTCCTACGACTTCTTCCGGCCTGACAACGAGGAGGCCATGAAAGTCAGGAG GCAATGTGCCATGGCTGCCCTGAGGGATGTGAAGCTGTACCTGACGGAGGAGGCCGGGCAGATCGCG GTTTTTGATGCCACCAATACCACACGGGAGAGGAGAGATATGATCCTGAACTTTGCCAAAGAGAACGGGTTCAAG GTGTTCTTCATCGAATCTGTCTGCAATGATCCCAACGTAGTTGCCACCAACGTTATG gAAGTCAAATTGTCCAGCCCAGATTACCGGGACTGTAATTCCACTGATGCCATGGAGGATTTCATGAAGAGGATCAATTGTTACCAAGCCAGCTACCAGCCCCTCGACCCTGATGACTATGACAG GGAACTTTCTCTCATCAAAGTCATCGACGTTGGCCGGCGGTTCCTGGTCAACAGGGTTCAGGATCACATCCAGAGCAGGATTGTTTATTACCTGATGAACATCCACGTCCAGCCCCGCACCATTTACCTCTGCCGGCACGGGGAGAGCGAGTTCAACCTCAAGGGCAGGATTGGAGGGGACTCTGGCCTCTCCAACAGGGGCAAGAAg TTTGCAGTGGCACTGAACAAATTCGTGGAAGAGCAGAACCTGAAGGACCTCAAAATTTGGACCAGCCAGCTAAAGAGGACAATCCAAACAGCAGaagctctgcagctgccctaTGAGCAGTGGAAAGCACTCAATGAAATCGATGCT GGTGTGTGTGAAGAAATGACCTATGAAGAAATCAGGGAGCAGCATCCAGAGGAATTTGCTCTGCGGGATCAGGATAAATATTACTACCGTTATCCTTCTGGGGAG TCCTACCAAGACTTGGTGCAGCGCCTGGAGCCAGTCATCATGGAGCTGGAGAGGCAAGAGAACGTCCTTGTCATCTGCCACCAGGCTGTCATGCGCTGCCTCCTGGCCTATTTCCTGGACAAGAGTGCAG ATGAAATGCCCTACCTGAAATGTCCCCTGCACACAGTGTTGAAGCTGACCCCGGTAGCCTATG gCTGCCGGGTGGAATCCATCTCGCTGAACATCGAAGCAGTCAACACCCACAGAGATCGGCCAGAG GAAGCAAAGAAGGGACCTAACCCGCTCATGAGACGTAATAGCGTTACCCCTCTAGCAAGCCCAGAGCCCACCAAAAAACCTCGCATCAACAGCTTTGAGGAGCATGTGGCTGTTTCTtctgccctgccaggctgtgtTCCTCAGGAAGTGCCCACGCAGATGCCGGGACAA cCTTTACTAGGGAAGGCATGCCT ACCCGTTTGTCACTTTCTCAAAGTTTTCTCTTTGCTAATATTTCCAAG AACATGA
- the PFKFB3 gene encoding 6-phosphofructo-2-kinase/fructose-2,6-bisphosphatase 3 isoform X5, which translates to MPFRKACGPQLANSPTVIVMVGLPARGKTYISKKLTRYLNWIGVPTKVFNVGEYRREAVKHYSSYDFFRPDNEEAMKVRRQCAMAALRDVKLYLTEEAGQIAVFDATNTTRERRDMILNFAKENGFKVFFIESVCNDPNVVATNVMEVKLSSPDYRDCNSTDAMEDFMKRINCYQASYQPLDPDDYDRELSLIKVIDVGRRFLVNRVQDHIQSRIVYYLMNIHVQPRTIYLCRHGESEFNLKGRIGGDSGLSNRGKKFAVALNKFVEEQNLKDLKIWTSQLKRTIQTAEALQLPYEQWKALNEIDAGVCEEMTYEEIREQHPEEFALRDQDKYYYRYPSGESYQDLVQRLEPVIMELERQENVLVICHQAVMRCLLAYFLDKSADEMPYLKCPLHTVLKLTPVAYGCRVESISLNIEAVNTHRDRPEEAKKGPNPLMRRNSVTPLASPEPTKKPRINSFEEHVAVSSALPGCVPQEVPTQMPGQPLLGKACLRPVCHFLKVFSLLIFPRT; encoded by the exons cCTGTGGGCCTCAGCTTGCCAATTCCCCCACTGTGATAGTCATGGTTGGCCTCCCAGCCCGTGGCAAGACCTACATCTCCAAGAAGCTGACTCGCTACCTCAACTGGATCGGTGTCCCCACAAAGG TTTTCAACGTTGGGGAGTATCGCCGCGAGGCCGTGAAGCATTACAGCTCCTACGACTTCTTCCGGCCTGACAACGAGGAGGCCATGAAAGTCAGGAG GCAATGTGCCATGGCTGCCCTGAGGGATGTGAAGCTGTACCTGACGGAGGAGGCCGGGCAGATCGCG GTTTTTGATGCCACCAATACCACACGGGAGAGGAGAGATATGATCCTGAACTTTGCCAAAGAGAACGGGTTCAAG GTGTTCTTCATCGAATCTGTCTGCAATGATCCCAACGTAGTTGCCACCAACGTTATG gAAGTCAAATTGTCCAGCCCAGATTACCGGGACTGTAATTCCACTGATGCCATGGAGGATTTCATGAAGAGGATCAATTGTTACCAAGCCAGCTACCAGCCCCTCGACCCTGATGACTATGACAG GGAACTTTCTCTCATCAAAGTCATCGACGTTGGCCGGCGGTTCCTGGTCAACAGGGTTCAGGATCACATCCAGAGCAGGATTGTTTATTACCTGATGAACATCCACGTCCAGCCCCGCACCATTTACCTCTGCCGGCACGGGGAGAGCGAGTTCAACCTCAAGGGCAGGATTGGAGGGGACTCTGGCCTCTCCAACAGGGGCAAGAAg TTTGCAGTGGCACTGAACAAATTCGTGGAAGAGCAGAACCTGAAGGACCTCAAAATTTGGACCAGCCAGCTAAAGAGGACAATCCAAACAGCAGaagctctgcagctgccctaTGAGCAGTGGAAAGCACTCAATGAAATCGATGCT GGTGTGTGTGAAGAAATGACCTATGAAGAAATCAGGGAGCAGCATCCAGAGGAATTTGCTCTGCGGGATCAGGATAAATATTACTACCGTTATCCTTCTGGGGAG TCCTACCAAGACTTGGTGCAGCGCCTGGAGCCAGTCATCATGGAGCTGGAGAGGCAAGAGAACGTCCTTGTCATCTGCCACCAGGCTGTCATGCGCTGCCTCCTGGCCTATTTCCTGGACAAGAGTGCAG ATGAAATGCCCTACCTGAAATGTCCCCTGCACACAGTGTTGAAGCTGACCCCGGTAGCCTATG gCTGCCGGGTGGAATCCATCTCGCTGAACATCGAAGCAGTCAACACCCACAGAGATCGGCCAGAG GAAGCAAAGAAGGGACCTAACCCGCTCATGAGACGTAATAGCGTTACCCCTCTAGCAAGCCCAGAGCCCACCAAAAAACCTCGCATCAACAGCTTTGAGGAGCATGTGGCTGTTTCTtctgccctgccaggctgtgtTCCTCAGGAAGTGCCCACGCAGATGCCGGGACAA cCTTTACTAGGGAAGGCATGCCT AAGACCCGTTTGTCACTTTCTCAAAGTTTTCTCTTTGCTAATATTTCCAAG AACATGA